The Peribacillus sp. FSL P2-0133 genome has a segment encoding these proteins:
- the galU gene encoding UTP--glucose-1-phosphate uridylyltransferase GalU, translating to MKKVKKAIIPAAGLGTRFLPATKAMPKEMLPIVDKPTIQYIIEEAVKAGIEDIIIVTGKNKRAIEDHFDNAYELENNLRDKGKFDLLEKVQYPSNLANIHYIRQKEPRGLGHAVWCARNFIGDEPFAVLLGDDIVESDVPSLRQLINEYDATGSSIIGVQPVNENETHRYGIIDPLTQDGRRYEVNRFVEKPKQGTAPSNLAIMGRYILTPEIFDFLAKQETGAGGEIQLTDAIQKLNEIQKVFAYDFEGKRFDVGVVDGFVKTTIEFALQRPDLRDDIIKVMENILELHKAVDK from the coding sequence ATGAAAAAAGTTAAAAAGGCCATAATTCCTGCAGCGGGATTGGGAACTAGATTTTTGCCCGCAACGAAGGCAATGCCTAAAGAAATGCTGCCAATAGTCGATAAACCTACTATTCAATATATTATAGAAGAAGCTGTGAAAGCGGGAATTGAGGATATAATCATTGTCACAGGAAAGAATAAACGAGCGATAGAAGATCATTTTGATAATGCTTACGAACTAGAGAATAATTTGAGGGATAAAGGGAAATTCGATTTATTGGAGAAGGTGCAATACCCATCCAATTTAGCTAATATCCACTATATTAGGCAAAAAGAACCGAGAGGCCTTGGACATGCTGTTTGGTGTGCACGTAATTTTATTGGTGATGAGCCTTTTGCCGTCCTTTTAGGCGATGATATCGTGGAAAGTGATGTGCCCTCCCTACGTCAATTAATCAACGAATATGATGCGACAGGTTCGTCCATCATTGGAGTGCAGCCGGTAAATGAGAACGAAACACATAGATACGGCATCATTGACCCGCTTACGCAAGATGGCAGAAGATACGAAGTGAACCGTTTCGTCGAAAAACCAAAACAAGGAACGGCACCATCCAATTTAGCCATCATGGGAAGATACATCCTGACTCCGGAAATATTCGATTTCCTGGCCAAGCAGGAAACAGGAGCTGGCGGTGAAATCCAGCTAACGGATGCCATCCAAAAATTGAATGAAATCCAAAAAGTCTTCGCTTACGATTTTGAAGGAAAACGCTTTGATGTAGGTGTTGTTGATGGTTTTGTGAAAACGACCATTGAATTTGCCCTGCAACGTCCTGATTTAAGAGACGATATCATAAAAGTAATGGAAAATATCCTCGAACTGCACAAGGCAGTGGACAAATAA
- a CDS encoding NAD(P)-dependent oxidoreductase — MKIGIIGASGKAGSLILKEALTRGHDVTAIVRDEAKVQIQGASVLEKDVFDLKSEDIKGFDVIVNAFGAVPGREHLHVEAGKILIEAMKGAPQTKLIVVGGAGSLFVDEAKTIRVLDTPEFPKEYFATAYNQSKNLGDLQNATGIQWTFISPSAFFDPQGNRTGRYTLGKDNLLVNSKGESYVSYADFALAVLDEIENPQHINQRFTVVAEAE; from the coding sequence ATGAAAATCGGTATTATTGGTGCGAGCGGAAAAGCTGGAAGTCTGATTTTAAAGGAAGCGTTGACTAGGGGACATGATGTTACGGCCATTGTCAGGGATGAAGCTAAAGTCCAAATTCAAGGAGCATCCGTACTGGAAAAAGACGTATTCGATCTGAAATCAGAAGATATTAAAGGGTTCGATGTGATAGTGAATGCATTTGGCGCTGTTCCAGGGAGAGAACATCTGCATGTCGAGGCAGGAAAAATCTTGATTGAGGCTATGAAAGGGGCTCCTCAAACTAAACTGATCGTTGTTGGCGGAGCTGGAAGCCTTTTCGTTGACGAGGCAAAGACGATCCGCGTGCTGGATACGCCAGAGTTCCCTAAAGAATACTTTGCAACAGCATATAATCAATCCAAGAACCTTGGCGATCTACAAAATGCCACTGGCATCCAATGGACGTTCATCAGTCCTTCCGCCTTCTTTGATCCGCAAGGAAATAGAACAGGTCGGTATACACTGGGTAAAGACAATCTTCTTGTAAACTCAAAGGGTGAAAGCTATGTAAGTTATGCCGATTTTGCCCTTGCAGTACTTGATGAAATTGAAAACCCGCAGCACATCAACCAACGCTTCACCGTTGTTGCCGAAGCTGAATAA
- a CDS encoding disulfide oxidoreductase: MNKPLLFSWILSIIATAGSLYFSEILHYVPCTFCWYQRILMYPLVILLGRAFYEQDLKIYRYILPLSILGMLVSGYHYSLQKIPALKHFEMCQSGVPCSGEYINWLGFITIPFLAFIAFTLITICMGLLMKKKNS, from the coding sequence ATGAACAAGCCATTATTATTTTCTTGGATCCTATCGATCATCGCCACTGCTGGAAGTCTCTACTTTAGTGAGATTCTCCATTATGTACCCTGTACCTTTTGTTGGTATCAAAGGATCTTGATGTACCCGCTCGTTATTTTATTGGGCCGTGCCTTTTATGAGCAAGACCTGAAAATTTACCGATACATCCTCCCATTATCGATTTTGGGCATGTTGGTGTCAGGGTATCACTATAGTCTGCAAAAAATCCCAGCACTGAAGCATTTTGAAATGTGTCAAAGCGGTGTTCCCTGCTCAGGTGAGTATATAAATTGGCTAGGATTCATCACGATCCCGTTTTTGGCCTTTATCGCGTTTACTCTCATCACTATCTGCATGGGACTGCTAATGAAAAAGAAAAACAGCTAA
- a CDS encoding DsbA family protein yields MANKKKGNQKQSSAFTFWMIGLIAVIIIGFIFLANGKDEDTAVNEIDYKSQPYLGEKSAPVQIVEFGDYKCPVCKTFEEQFFPSIQSELIDTGKAQFYFMNYSFINVDSTRSAKFAESVYQELGNDTFWKFHELLYEKQPEDLKYEKVDVFTDKFLEETLKEIANDKDVKKVVSSFKAGNSEDQWNKDMDLADELGVSGTPSLFVNGKKFEGNTIDDLEKMVDDAAKEK; encoded by the coding sequence ATGGCTAATAAAAAAAAGGGTAATCAAAAACAATCTTCTGCATTCACGTTTTGGATGATAGGGTTAATTGCTGTAATCATCATTGGCTTTATATTTTTGGCAAATGGGAAGGACGAAGATACAGCCGTTAATGAAATCGATTATAAATCACAGCCTTATTTGGGTGAAAAATCAGCACCTGTCCAAATAGTTGAATTTGGTGATTATAAATGTCCAGTATGTAAGACATTCGAGGAGCAATTCTTTCCTTCTATACAAAGTGAATTGATTGATACAGGAAAAGCGCAATTTTATTTCATGAATTATTCGTTCATTAACGTCGATTCAACCAGATCCGCTAAATTTGCGGAAAGTGTTTATCAGGAATTAGGAAATGATACCTTTTGGAAATTCCATGAGCTTCTGTACGAAAAGCAACCAGAGGACCTGAAATATGAAAAGGTAGATGTGTTTACGGACAAATTCTTAGAAGAAACATTGAAAGAAATCGCAAATGACAAAGATGTGAAAAAAGTAGTTTCCTCCTTTAAAGCAGGTAATTCCGAGGACCAATGGAACAAAGATATGGATTTGGCCGACGAATTGGGTGTTTCTGGAACTCCTTCCTTATTTGTCAATGGCAAGAAGTTTGAAGGAAATACAATTGATGATTTAGAGAAAATGGTTGATGATGCAGCGAAGGAGAAATAG
- a CDS encoding Rrf2 family transcriptional regulator, giving the protein MSISTRFSVGIHILSLLEINKEGVNTSDFIAKSVNTNPALIRKITGMLKNAGLVNVRPGIAGATLAKELSDITLLDVYQAVNVASDKELFGIHENPNPACTVGRNIQDTIEPIFSVAELALEKALGVVTIEDVVRGILEKDKT; this is encoded by the coding sequence ATGTCCATCAGTACCCGCTTTTCCGTAGGGATCCATATATTATCTCTTTTAGAAATAAACAAAGAAGGCGTTAACACTTCTGATTTTATTGCAAAAAGTGTAAACACCAACCCAGCCTTAATCAGAAAAATCACCGGCATGCTGAAGAATGCAGGCTTAGTGAACGTTCGTCCGGGTATCGCCGGAGCAACATTGGCCAAGGAATTATCGGATATCACTTTGCTTGATGTTTATCAGGCTGTCAACGTTGCCTCCGATAAAGAATTATTTGGAATCCATGAAAATCCTAATCCAGCATGCACTGTTGGAAGAAATATACAAGATACAATAGAACCCATCTTTTCAGTTGCGGAACTTGCCTTGGAAAAGGCATTGGGAGTGGTAACGATCGAGGATGTCGTTAGGGGTATTCTGGAAAAGGATAAAACTTAA
- a CDS encoding SH3 domain-containing protein, translated as MKKLIIPTFCFAVLSTVAFEEKISAAPLHAEQASIEDFMFVHVSTGSLNMRKDGAEDASIVAKLANGTQVTVYSESKGWAKIKANGNDGYVSTKYLSATKPGTLTKSAVTIKTTTKYVNVSTGSLNIRKNASDSAGMVAKLTRGTQVTVYLESNGWAKVKANGKEGYVSSKYLSATKPGTVTKAAATVKTTTNYVNVGTGSLNMRKSGVDSASIVAKLTRGTQVTVYSESKGWAKIKANGKEGYVSTKYLSATKPGTVTKAAVTVKTTTKYVNVSTGSLNMRKSGKATASVVAILSKGTKVTVYSEANGWAKIKANGKDGYVSAKYLSASKPGSGATSATPAKTTTKYVTGSLNMRKSGKATASIVAILSKGTKVTVYSESNGWAKVKANGKDGYVSTKYLSMAKPGSGSTAVTPEKTTTKYVNVSSGTLNMRKSGSESANIVAKLSKGTKVTVYSESKGWAKVKANGKDGHVSAKYLSTAKPGSGSTAVTPEKTTTKYVNVSSGTLNMRKSGSESASIVAKLSKGTEVTVYSESKGWAKIKANGKDGYVSADFLSTIRPEMDSKPSIPEKTTTKYVNVSSGSLNMRNKPSESASVIVKLARGVEVEVISESNGWSKVKAYGGEGYVSTQYLSATKPGSLPGLNPDGEENTLVKYVNVNDSSSLNMRSQASASASVIAKLVNNTAVTVYSESNGWSRVTANGKTGYVSTQYLTVKAPEGPGSSNGSIIRIDKEYNLTMEKMVEIQMAVNGQTDKNYKTYIREDGLTLINSTKGTVKGTGWRVRGGAGSNYWVVGPVSNNQSLNIKSKVKGSDGYYWYEVDYNKTWVNASPEDIKYNLNPNNFVNDPVKSFQFVKLSQVTNMNVSEVNNRILSGKGILQGQAATFTAAGEKYGVNEIYLISHALLETGNGTSPLATGVKVNGKTVYNMYGVGAFDGTALSRGAQYAYNAGWFTPEAAIIGGAEFIAKGYISAGQDTLYKMRWNPTASEKYGYASHQYATDIGWATKQVKQIYNLYSLLDSYKLTIEVPKYK; from the coding sequence ATGAAGAAATTAATCATACCAACTTTCTGTTTTGCAGTGTTGTCTACAGTTGCTTTCGAAGAAAAAATATCTGCAGCTCCACTACATGCGGAACAGGCCAGTATTGAGGACTTCATGTTTGTACATGTAAGTACCGGTTCGCTCAATATGAGAAAAGACGGGGCGGAGGATGCAAGCATAGTTGCAAAGCTGGCAAATGGCACACAGGTAACGGTGTATTCGGAGTCCAAAGGCTGGGCGAAGATCAAAGCCAATGGAAATGATGGATATGTCAGTACGAAGTATTTATCGGCAACGAAGCCAGGGACTTTAACGAAAAGTGCAGTAACGATTAAAACGACAACAAAATATGTGAATGTGAGCACAGGATCACTGAATATACGAAAAAACGCCAGTGATAGTGCAGGCATGGTCGCGAAGCTGACTAGGGGCACACAGGTAACGGTGTATTTGGAATCCAACGGCTGGGCGAAAGTCAAAGCCAATGGAAAAGAAGGATATGTCAGTTCGAAGTATCTATCGGCAACGAAGCCAGGAACGGTAACCAAAGCTGCGGCGACCGTTAAAACGACAACGAATTATGTGAATGTGGGCACAGGTTCACTTAATATGCGGAAAAGCGGGGTAGATAGTGCCAGCATAGTCGCAAAGCTGACAAGAGGCACACAGGTAACGGTGTATTCGGAGTCCAAAGGCTGGGCGAAAATCAAAGCCAATGGAAAAGAAGGATATGTCAGTACGAAGTATCTATCGGCAACGAAGCCAGGAACGGTAACCAAAGCTGCGGTAACGGTTAAAACGACAACGAAATATGTGAATGTGAGCACGGGCTCCCTCAATATGCGAAAAAGTGGAAAAGCTACCGCAAGCGTTGTCGCCATCCTTTCTAAAGGGACGAAAGTGACGGTCTATTCGGAAGCTAATGGCTGGGCGAAAATCAAAGCCAATGGTAAGGATGGATATGTCAGCGCCAAATATCTGTCTGCTTCAAAGCCAGGATCGGGAGCAACGTCAGCCACACCTGCAAAAACGACGACGAAATATGTTACGGGTTCCCTCAATATGCGAAAAAGTGGAAAAGCTACCGCAAGCATAGTCGCAATCCTTTCAAAAGGAACGAAAGTGACGGTGTATTCGGAATCCAATGGCTGGGCCAAAGTCAAAGCCAATGGAAAGGACGGGTATGTCAGCACCAAATATCTATCGATGGCAAAGCCAGGATCGGGATCAACGGCAGTAACGCCTGAAAAAACGACAACGAAATATGTAAACGTAAGCTCTGGAACGCTCAATATGAGAAAAAGCGGATCGGAAAGCGCGAACATAGTCGCAAAGCTTTCAAAAGGAACGAAAGTGACGGTCTATTCGGAATCCAAAGGTTGGGCCAAGGTCAAAGCCAATGGAAAAGACGGCCATGTCAGTGCCAAATATCTATCGACGGCAAAGCCAGGATCGGGATCAACTGCAGTAACGCCTGAAAAAACGACAACGAAATATGTAAACGTAAGCTCTGGAACGCTCAATATGAGAAAAAGCGGATCGGAAAGCGCGAGCATAGTCGCAAAGCTGTCAAAAGGAACGGAAGTGACGGTCTATTCGGAATCCAAAGGCTGGGCGAAAATCAAGGCCAATGGGAAGGATGGGTATGTCAGTGCTGACTTTCTTTCAACGATAAGGCCTGAAATGGACTCCAAACCATCTATACCTGAAAAAACGACAACGAAATATGTAAATGTCAGCTCGGGTTCACTGAATATGCGGAATAAGCCTTCAGAAAGTGCTTCCGTCATTGTGAAATTGGCAAGGGGTGTAGAGGTAGAAGTCATCTCGGAATCAAATGGATGGTCAAAAGTTAAAGCGTATGGCGGAGAAGGTTATGTCAGTACGCAATATCTATCAGCAACGAAGCCTGGTTCTTTACCGGGGCTGAATCCGGACGGAGAAGAAAACACGTTAGTTAAATATGTAAATGTGAATGATAGCTCCAGTCTGAATATGCGGTCACAAGCATCAGCTTCCGCTTCAGTTATAGCCAAGCTTGTAAACAATACGGCCGTAACGGTGTATTCAGAATCTAATGGCTGGTCAAGAGTCACGGCCAATGGAAAAACGGGATATGTCAGTACGCAATATTTAACGGTCAAAGCACCGGAAGGTCCAGGAAGTTCGAATGGATCGATAATCAGGATCGATAAAGAGTATAATCTTACGATGGAAAAGATGGTTGAAATTCAAATGGCCGTAAATGGTCAAACGGATAAAAATTATAAAACCTACATACGCGAAGATGGATTAACTTTAATCAATTCTACAAAAGGTACGGTTAAAGGAACCGGATGGCGTGTCAGGGGCGGAGCTGGATCTAATTATTGGGTAGTCGGCCCTGTCAGCAATAATCAATCATTGAATATTAAATCAAAAGTAAAGGGCTCTGACGGATACTATTGGTATGAGGTGGACTATAACAAGACATGGGTAAATGCCAGTCCGGAAGATATAAAATATAATCTTAACCCAAATAATTTTGTGAATGATCCAGTCAAATCATTCCAATTCGTCAAGCTCTCTCAAGTCACCAACATGAACGTTTCTGAAGTGAATAATAGAATCCTTTCGGGTAAAGGGATTCTACAAGGCCAAGCTGCAACCTTCACTGCGGCAGGGGAGAAATATGGGGTCAATGAAATCTACCTGATTTCACATGCTTTGCTGGAGACCGGGAATGGCACTTCACCGTTAGCTACTGGCGTAAAGGTTAACGGGAAAACGGTCTATAATATGTATGGAGTGGGAGCATTTGACGGAACGGCGCTAAGCAGAGGCGCTCAATACGCCTATAATGCTGGCTGGTTCACTCCGGAGGCGGCCATCATAGGCGGTGCCGAATTCATCGCCAAAGGATATATCTCTGCTGGACAGGACACGCTTTACAAAATGAGATGGAATCCCACAGCCTCAGAGAAATATGGATATGCTTCACACCAGTATGCGACTGATATTGGCTGGGCAACAAAACAGGTGAAACAGATTTATAATTTGTATAGTTTACTAGATTCCTATAAATTGACGATTGAAGTTCCTAAGTATAAATAA
- a CDS encoding serine/threonine protein kinase has translation MQNYNELAQSVKISDDKKHILLDADPSLSLIGKGRSAYVFKIHSTNKALKVFFPDHSHTAKVEAEIYKTVQSIEYYPTLYDAGVSYLVIDHIEGNTLFECLTLGIPITEENIAEIDHALQLARKEGLNPSDIHLRNIFITSEKKVKIIDVARFKQVKSCNQWHDLKSAFHLFYSKSFFPKKIPSFILNSIAAIYKKRFLPI, from the coding sequence ATGCAGAACTATAATGAATTAGCTCAAAGCGTTAAGATTTCCGATGATAAAAAGCATATATTGCTTGATGCCGACCCATCTTTATCACTTATCGGAAAAGGCCGCAGCGCATATGTATTCAAAATACATTCCACCAATAAGGCACTAAAAGTGTTTTTCCCGGATCATTCTCACACAGCTAAAGTTGAAGCTGAAATATACAAAACCGTCCAATCCATCGAATACTATCCAACCCTATATGATGCGGGGGTAAGTTACCTGGTTATAGATCACATTGAAGGCAACACTCTTTTTGAATGTTTAACGTTGGGAATCCCGATAACGGAAGAAAACATTGCCGAGATAGACCATGCCCTGCAATTGGCAAGGAAAGAGGGATTGAACCCTTCGGATATCCATTTACGAAACATCTTCATCACTTCCGAAAAAAAGGTGAAGATCATTGACGTTGCAAGGTTTAAGCAAGTGAAATCCTGCAATCAGTGGCACGACTTGAAAAGTGCATTTCACCTTTTCTATTCGAAGTCATTTTTTCCGAAGAAGATCCCCAGCTTCATACTGAATTCCATTGCAGCGATTTATAAAAAGAGATTTCTGCCCATCTGA
- a CDS encoding DUF6376 family protein codes for MKKIMTIALLSILTLSGCSALEEVNSSLEYADNATEYVNTVKEFSNEVPALSQDAVTNAEARANLEKELELMKTEIEEFNATEPPQIAEGIHEKIVSSNQQLSDGIELYLNNIQNGQIDPKALEDSEIMKSIDNITGLAKQIEELGN; via the coding sequence ATGAAAAAAATAATGACCATTGCTCTGCTGTCCATCCTTACATTAAGCGGATGCTCAGCTTTAGAAGAAGTCAATTCATCATTGGAGTATGCAGATAATGCGACGGAGTATGTAAATACCGTTAAGGAATTTTCCAATGAGGTGCCTGCATTGTCACAGGACGCCGTCACGAATGCCGAAGCAAGAGCAAATCTTGAAAAAGAACTGGAATTGATGAAAACGGAGATTGAAGAATTCAATGCAACGGAACCACCCCAAATCGCTGAAGGCATCCATGAGAAGATCGTCAGCTCGAATCAACAGCTTTCGGATGGAATTGAATTATATCTGAATAATATTCAAAATGGCCAAATTGACCCTAAGGCATTGGAAGATTCAGAGATAATGAAATCAATCGATAATATAACAGGATTGGCAAAACAAATTGAAGAATTGGGGAATTAA
- a CDS encoding SRPBCC domain-containing protein — MENQHTLQDIKKMIILEAPIQQVWDTVSTAEGIASWFMPNDFQPKVGHEFHVQSPFGPSPCKVTELDVPHRLSFSWDTDGWFISFILKELDGKTEFTLIHGGWKEPETILPKPNEKSSVIRDRMDHGWEQIVHAKLKKVVEG; from the coding sequence ATGGAAAATCAACATACACTACAGGATATCAAGAAGATGATTATTCTTGAAGCCCCTATCCAACAAGTTTGGGATACAGTTTCGACTGCAGAGGGCATAGCTTCATGGTTCATGCCAAATGATTTTCAACCGAAAGTGGGACATGAGTTCCATGTGCAATCACCTTTTGGTCCATCTCCTTGTAAGGTAACGGAGTTAGATGTTCCTCATCGTCTTTCATTCAGTTGGGATACGGACGGTTGGTTCATTTCCTTCATTTTAAAAGAACTGGATGGCAAAACGGAGTTTACCCTTATTCATGGTGGTTGGAAAGAGCCTGAAACGATTCTTCCGAAACCGAATGAAAAAAGCTCAGTGATTCGCGATAGAATGGATCATGGCTGGGAACAGATCGTTCATGCAAAACTTAAAAAGGTTGTTGAGGGCTAA
- a CDS encoding metalloregulator ArsR/SmtB family transcription factor: MSAAEKHDVFQAIADPTRRKVLQLLAEGDLPISKITSHFSMSRTAIAKHLHILSEAELVSGRKVGREKRFRLQPEPLAELKQWLSFYDQFWDNKLSILKHVIENSGENGLKVIDKEKVTDEPS; encoded by the coding sequence ATGTCTGCAGCAGAAAAGCATGATGTATTTCAGGCTATCGCCGACCCAACCCGCCGAAAGGTCCTGCAATTGCTTGCTGAAGGGGATTTACCCATTTCGAAAATCACTTCTCACTTTTCCATGAGCCGTACAGCGATTGCCAAGCATCTTCATATCCTTTCTGAAGCTGAATTGGTCAGTGGCCGGAAGGTAGGCAGAGAGAAACGCTTTCGGCTTCAGCCAGAACCTTTAGCGGAATTGAAACAGTGGCTCTCTTTTTATGATCAATTCTGGGATAACAAATTATCCATCCTTAAACATGTGATTGAAAATTCAGGGGAAAATGGATTGAAAGTCATCGATAAAGAAAAGGTCACGGATGAACCATCATAA